The sequence GTTGCCTGCACCGGGCAGGGGGGAACGCACGGGGGGTTCTCGCACTGCATGCACATCCCCACTTCCCACGTGGCATCGACGCGCTCTCGTATCACAGTGCGGTCACACCCCGGCATGGTCAGATTTTCCATTTTACACGCCACCGAGCACGTCTGACACCCGGTGCACATGTTCGTCTTTATCACCATTATATATGAGGCCATACTATCCCTCCCTGATGCGCCATTTATGCCTTTCTCACGTTACAGAGTCCCGATTTATAAGGGGGAAACCCCGAGATGGGATCGAAATTCCGGGTAACCATCACATTCACGTCCTGGCTGGGCCAGCCGTGGAACATGTCGACCATGCCCGCGCTCACCATCTCCGTAAGGTGGGCCTTAATCGTGATGGCGCCGTGGGCGTTCTCCAGCACCACTTTGTCGCCTTCCCTAATCGCCCGGGCCGCGGCGTCGCCGGGGTTGAGATTGACCACGGGCTCGGGCTGAAAATCGCTCACCCACGGCACATCGCGCCATTTGCTGTGGGTGAAAAAGGGAATCCGGGCCCCGGTCATGAGGACGAGGGGATACTTCTTCGCCATATCGGGACGGCTCGCGGGGCTCTCCACGGGCTCCTTGTAGACAGGAAGAGGGTCGAAGCCGTGTTTCTTGAGGATCGTAGAGAAAACCTCCACCTTTCCCGTGGGAGTATTGAAGCCGGGCAGCTTGTCTTTCCGAAGGTCTCCCGATGCATATTTCTTTGATTTCGGCGGTTTCGGGGCGGGCACGGTCATCATTGCGCCCGGCGCGCTCCTGAGCTGCGCCACGGTGAGGCCCGCGGGCTTCAGGTATTCATCGATGACCGCTTCGAGGTTCCCATTGGAAAAGGCATCGCCGCAGCCTGAGGCGGTCGCGATATCGGCGATGATCTGCCAGTCTTCACGCGCCTCCCCGAGGGGTGGGACGGGCTGGCGCTGATAGACGCTTCGTCCGAAGGTTGCGACCGGCGCGAGCCTCTCGAAGCAGGTTGCCGCGGGCAGTATGATATCGAGAAAGTCGTGGGTCCAGGGCCGGTAGAAGAAATCGGCGGCCACGCTAAAATCGAGGCGGGACAAGGCCTTCTGGTAGAGGTCGGGCTGGGGCCACATCTTCGCATTCCCGCCGAAGAGGAGCATGGCGCGGATGCGGCCTTTTTCCACATATTCCGGGAGATTGTTCACCTGGATCTCCGGGATCATCTCGGCCCATACAGGGTAAAAGTCACGGTCGGCGCGGTTCGCCACGAAGCGGGGAAGAAGGTCGGCGCGCCTGCAGAAGACGGGATGGCCGATCCAGTCGGGGGGAAGGGCAGGCGTGGGCGGTATGGCTACGCCTCCCGGCCTGTCGAGGTTACCCGTGATGGCCACGAGGGTGAGGACAGCCCTCACGTTCTGATTTCCGTTGCTGTGATGGACCACCGGGGAGGCGCTTATCATGACCGTGGTGGGCCCCTTGGCAAAAGCGCGGGCCCCCTCCCTGATCGCATCCGCCTTTACCCCCGTGATCGATGCCGCCTTCTCCGGGGTAAAGGACTTCACGTACTCCTTGAGCTCTTCGAAGCCGTGGACCCATTGGGTGACAAATTCTTTGTCGTAAAGGCCTTCTTCGATCACCACGTTCATCATGGCGAGGGCAAGGGCGCCGTCCGTACCTGGCCTCAAGGGGAGATGAACGCCTTCAAGGGTACGGACCATGGGGGTCTTCCTGGGGTCGACCACGAAGTAGCGCACCCCGGACTCTTTGGATTTAATGAGCCCTTTCATGGCGGTGGCGCCCGAATAAGACTGGTTCACGCCCCAGATGAAGCAGTTCTTCGTATCTTTGGAGGGAGCATTTCCCGCCGCCGTCTCTCCATAGAGAAGCATCCCCCCGAGACCGACGGACCTGGAGCACGTGGAGCTCTCGGTCCCGAAGTTGGGCGAGCCGAAGGAATAGGCGAGTCTCTGGAGGGGCGGCCGCATCTCCTTGGGGTCGCCCGTATAGAAAAGGACCTTATCCGCGCCGTGCTTCGCCTTGATCTCCTTGAGCCTTGCGCCGATGGTACGAAGGGCCTCATCCCAGGAGACACGCACCCATTTCGGCGGCTCTCCCTTGGGCGTAGTCCGCTTCAGGGGAAAACGGAGCCTTTCCGGGTGGTACTGCTCCTGAAGCTGGGCATATCCCTTGGAGCAGAGGGTATTGGCGGGATAATTGAAATCCCGTCTCGACTCGACCCTTGTAATGACGGAACCCCTCGTGAAATAGGTAATGCCGCATTTCGGCACATGGTTACACCCGTCGCAGTACGTATATCTCCTCGTCTCCCCATCGATACCTTCACTGCCGTCCGCCTTCACCTTCCGGAGAAGGCCGGGCGCGCTGCATAAAAGCATACCGGACGAGCCTGCCACCATCACATCTTTCAGAAATTCCCTCCTGGTCCGCTTCATGGTCTGCCCTCCTCGCGTCATGCGCGACTGCTTCGTAGATCATACGAAAGAGGAGAGAGGGTGTCAAGGTTTAGCGAAATTGAAGGGCACGAAGTCTAGTCCCGGGGCGCGGAACCGAATATAGTCTTAAGTTTGAAAAAATGATATCATCCTTTTTATAAGACAGGAGGTAGCCTATGAAGGCAAAGGAAGTAACGGAAAAGGTGTATATAGTAGGAAGCTCCGACTTATCCGATTCCCGGGATTGCTCGGTTTATCTGATCGATGCAGGGGACCTGGTGCTCGTTGACGCGGGGGCCGGTCCCGGCTTTGACCGGATCGTATCGAATATTAAGAATTTAGGTTTCGACCCGGGGAAGATCTCCACCCTCATCCTCACCCATTGCCACATAGACCATGTGGGCGGCGCCCACTTTTTCAAAGAGAAATACGGGCCCCAAATCGTGATGCACGACCTCGACGCCCGGGTGGTAGAGCGGGGCGACCAGAGGATGACCGCCGCCTTCTACTATAATATTAATTTCAAACCCCTGCCGGTGGACATCAAGTTTGCCAAGGAGGAAGAGCACCTTTCCGTCTGCGACCATGACATCGTCTGTCTCCACACCCCCGGCCACACCCCGGGCTCCATGTCCGTCTATCTGGACATAGGCGGCAAGAGGGTGCTTTTCGGCCAGGACATCCACGGACCTTTCATGAAAGATTTCGGCTCCGATCTCCGCCAATACCGGGAATCAATGGAGAAACTCCTCGCCCTCAAGGCCGATGTACTCTGTGAAGGCCATTTCGGCGTCTACCAACCCGCCGTCAGGGTCGCCGATTATATCGAGCGCTACCTTGACGAGTACGGCGAATAGGAGGAACCTATGACAAGAGGAGGCTATATCACGCCCTTCGGCGGCGCCACCCCTGTAATTCATGAAAAAGCTTACGTCGATATATCGGCCCGTATCATCGGGAACGTCTCGATTGCCGCAGGCGCGTCCATCTGGCCCGGCGCGGTACTCCGGGCGGACAGCGACCTCATCCGCGTAGGGGAGAGGGCCGCAGTCCTCGACCTCGCCCTCATCGAGGCCCCTGAAAATCAATCAGCCATTTTAGAAGAAGAGGCGCTGATAAGCCACGGCGCGATCATCCACGGCGCCCTCATAGGGGCCCGATCTCTTATTGGGATTGGGGCGATCGTACTCGACGGAGCCGTCATAGGCACAGGCTCCATAGTCGCCGCCGGAAGCCTCGTCCCGCCCGGCATGGATGTCCCGCCCAATTCGCTCGTCATGGGCACCCCCGCCAAACGGGTCAGGGAAACCACCCCCGAAGAGCGGGAAAATATGATGAAACAGCTCCACGGCCTTTACAGAAAGTCCCGCATCTATCTCAAAGCATAAGGAGGAGATCATGAGCCTGCAAGAAGAGATACAACAGGTATTCGCCGGCCTTCAGGCCGAATTTTCCGAGAAAAAGGGTATTATCAGTGCGGAATATACGGTAGCAGAACGAAAATCGTTCCTCTCCAAGAAGAAACTCGCCTATATCGCAAAATACCGGATCGATGAGACAAAAAAAGAAGTCCGCTTCACCGAAATGCTCAAAGAGTCAGGCTCCGGCTTCTCCTCAGGAGAAGAAAGCGGCTTCGGCTTCAAAAAAGAGACCTACAAAACCGGCTTCGGGGGCAGTGAGGGCACCATAGAAGAGCAGAGTACCCTCTTCGGTAAGAAATACTCCTACACCTTCGACTATGGAAAAATAAGAAAAGCCGTAGAAGAAAAAGTCAAAGCCGCAGGATATGGGTTCAAATATCAGATAACCCCGATAGGGCTGTAAAGAAAGAGAAGGCCACCCAAACAGTCAGCGCCCCCGGCGTATATCTGCGCCTTAATCCCGAACATTGCGTCCCGCAGAACCGTGCTTACATTCTCATCAGGCCCTCACGGGGGAAGCGGTGCGGTGCAAGCATTTATCCTTGCGCCGCGCGAGAAACCACAAGAAACCAATTGGAGGATGACATGTTCGACTATTATTTGGAGCACCTTTTTTCCTATTCCGTGACCATGAACCCGCCGGAGGTGATAGGCCCGGTACCGGAGGGCATCAGGGTCAATCTCTATATCACGGGAGGAGAGATCGGCGGACCGAGGCTCCGGGGCATACTCCGCCCTCTGGGGGCCGATTGGCTCACCATCCGCAGGGACGGGATAGCCATACTCGACGTCCACGTCACAATCGAGACCCATGACGGCGCCCTCATATATGCACCTTATTCAGGCATGGGAGACATGGGTGAGGACGCGTACGAGAAGTTCCTCAAAGGCGAGCCGCCCCACACCGTGCAGCTCCGCACGGTCCCGCGCTTCCAGACCGCCCACCCCGAATACCAGTGGCTCAACCGCCTCCAATGCCTCGGCATAGGGGAGGTAAATCTCGACCGCCTGGACGTCCATTACGACCTGTACGCAGTGCGGTAAGGTGGAAGTTCAAACCTTCCGGAGCCGTTCGGAAGATCTTAACTTCCACCTACTTGTATATCTTTGCCATTATGGCTTAGCATTTAATAATCTGCCAAGCCAGGCTGCAGTCTTTCGCAGAACAAGGCGATTAGGAGGAGCCGACGCAGGCGTATTTCTCATACGTCAAGGAGAGCGACGACGCGGGCAACGCAGGGCTGCGGAAGAATCCAGCCTGGTGCCCACGAGGGGCTGAAGTCTTTCGCATATCAAGGCGGCAAGGAGGAGCATGGTGAAGGCGTATTTTTAATACGTCGAACCGTGCCACGACGCAGCCAACGCGGAGATGCGGAAGAATTCAGCCCCTCGTTAATCGGGGTAGGCGGCTACTACTAGTATCACCATCATATTCTCTTTATCATTCTTGAGCCCGTGCGGCTCGCCTGCGGGGAGCCATATCGCGTCGCCTTCTTTTACTTCCCTTTCCTCGGCGCCCACTTTCATTATTCCGCCGCCGTTTAAGACGAAGTATATCTCCTCCACTTCATCCACGTGCTCGTCGATCGCGTTGCCGGGAGGGAGCATGGCATAGGCGAGAAATTCCATTGATTTAAGGAACTGGCTGGTCATGATCATCCTGGCCATTGCGCCGCGGTGGGCTACGTAGGTGGTGGCGA comes from Syntrophorhabdaceae bacterium and encodes:
- a CDS encoding molybdopterin-dependent oxidoreductase, coding for MKRTRREFLKDVMVAGSSGMLLCSAPGLLRKVKADGSEGIDGETRRYTYCDGCNHVPKCGITYFTRGSVITRVESRRDFNYPANTLCSKGYAQLQEQYHPERLRFPLKRTTPKGEPPKWVRVSWDEALRTIGARLKEIKAKHGADKVLFYTGDPKEMRPPLQRLAYSFGSPNFGTESSTCSRSVGLGGMLLYGETAAGNAPSKDTKNCFIWGVNQSYSGATAMKGLIKSKESGVRYFVVDPRKTPMVRTLEGVHLPLRPGTDGALALAMMNVVIEEGLYDKEFVTQWVHGFEELKEYVKSFTPEKAASITGVKADAIREGARAFAKGPTTVMISASPVVHHSNGNQNVRAVLTLVAITGNLDRPGGVAIPPTPALPPDWIGHPVFCRRADLLPRFVANRADRDFYPVWAEMIPEIQVNNLPEYVEKGRIRAMLLFGGNAKMWPQPDLYQKALSRLDFSVAADFFYRPWTHDFLDIILPAATCFERLAPVATFGRSVYQRQPVPPLGEAREDWQIIADIATASGCGDAFSNGNLEAVIDEYLKPAGLTVAQLRSAPGAMMTVPAPKPPKSKKYASGDLRKDKLPGFNTPTGKVEVFSTILKKHGFDPLPVYKEPVESPASRPDMAKKYPLVLMTGARIPFFTHSKWRDVPWVSDFQPEPVVNLNPGDAAARAIREGDKVVLENAHGAITIKAHLTEMVSAGMVDMFHGWPSQDVNVMVTRNFDPISGFPPYKSGLCNVRKA
- a CDS encoding MBL fold metallo-hydrolase, yielding MKAKEVTEKVYIVGSSDLSDSRDCSVYLIDAGDLVLVDAGAGPGFDRIVSNIKNLGFDPGKISTLILTHCHIDHVGGAHFFKEKYGPQIVMHDLDARVVERGDQRMTAAFYYNINFKPLPVDIKFAKEEEHLSVCDHDIVCLHTPGHTPGSMSVYLDIGGKRVLFGQDIHGPFMKDFGSDLRQYRESMEKLLALKADVLCEGHFGVYQPAVRVADYIERYLDEYGE
- a CDS encoding gamma carbonic anhydrase family protein, which translates into the protein MTRGGYITPFGGATPVIHEKAYVDISARIIGNVSIAAGASIWPGAVLRADSDLIRVGERAAVLDLALIEAPENQSAILEEEALISHGAIIHGALIGARSLIGIGAIVLDGAVIGTGSIVAAGSLVPPGMDVPPNSLVMGTPAKRVRETTPEERENMMKQLHGLYRKSRIYLKA
- a CDS encoding DUF3237 domain-containing protein — encoded protein: MFDYYLEHLFSYSVTMNPPEVIGPVPEGIRVNLYITGGEIGGPRLRGILRPLGADWLTIRRDGIAILDVHVTIETHDGALIYAPYSGMGDMGEDAYEKFLKGEPPHTVQLRTVPRFQTAHPEYQWLNRLQCLGIGEVNLDRLDVHYDLYAVR
- a CDS encoding cupin domain-containing protein, yielding MIVRNMTDPEVLATTYVAHRGAMARMIMTSQFLKSMEFLAYAMLPPGNAIDEHVDEVEEIYFVLNGGGIMKVGAEEREVKEGDAIWLPAGEPHGLKNDKENMMVILVVAAYPD